From a region of the Blastopirellula marina genome:
- a CDS encoding PSD1 and planctomycete cytochrome C domain-containing protein → MNRFFSSLIALIALVPAALAVADEPISYSRDIKPLLSNSCYTCHGPDQHTREADLRLDMRDAAISHAIVPGKPGESELIARIASNEADTQMPPAESNRPRLTPEEVDLMREWIAQGAKYDEHWSYIPAQRHQIPEANRTSPIDYFINQRLAEKNITPASKADARTLIRRLYFDLNGLPPTSADVAIFEADPSPQAYQMYVDRLLASPRFGERMAIHWLDLVRYGDSVGIHGDQEWSMSPYRDYVIQSFNENKPFDQFTIEQLAGDLLPDATREQQIASGYNRLNMITAEGGAQAKEYLAKYAADRVRTTSTVWLGATMGCSECHDHKFDPYTIKEFYEFAAFFADLKEQGVYSGSSRTSYWGPNIMVPTDDQATRLQELDQQIAALEKQLQTDTPELASDQRQWEAELPAAAAWHPLKPTSLTSKPEVTWKQLDDDSLLATGANPDKPTYELQFTTNLPKATAIRLEVMPDDSLPAKGPGRAGNGNFVLNGFQLSVDDKPVALHSATATHAQDGWAPGGLLSAKPGDGWAILPQVGKANEVVFELKEDLALTPASKLTVTMTHNYGSSHAIGRFRISLVDSPRPVLAGKGVGVPNDIRAIVDLPNNQRTPEQQQKLATFYRTIAPRLDQARKDLAARKEDHKKLTDSITTTLVSVSVEPRTMRVLPRGNWLDDSGEIVQPGVPGFLGYDIEAGDQRATRLDLAHWLVDRRNPLTARVFVNRLWQLMFGRGLVTTSDDLGSQGSVPSNPQLLDWLAGEFVDSGWNVKHIIRLIVLSDAYQRSSARSPELKQKDLNNSLLAAQSSFRLPAEMIRDNALASSGLLVEKLGGESARPYQPPGYWSHLNFPMREYQRDHGDNLYRRGLYTHWQRTYLHPSLAAFDAPTREECTVRRNLSNTPQQALVLMNDPTYVEAARALAALLIQQGGDTPRNKINFGMQAVQQRNASDEEAHILLDIYQKHHQQYAADNDAARKLLEVGEYQVPADIDPANLAAWMSVARVLLNLNETITRY, encoded by the coding sequence TGCTACACATGCCATGGGCCAGACCAGCACACGCGCGAAGCCGACCTTCGTCTCGATATGCGCGACGCAGCGATCAGCCACGCGATTGTCCCTGGCAAGCCAGGGGAAAGCGAACTGATTGCCCGAATCGCAAGTAACGAGGCCGATACCCAGATGCCGCCGGCCGAATCGAATCGCCCTCGGTTGACGCCTGAGGAAGTCGACCTCATGCGGGAGTGGATCGCACAAGGGGCCAAGTATGACGAGCATTGGTCGTACATCCCTGCCCAGCGCCATCAGATTCCTGAAGCCAACCGCACGTCTCCGATCGATTACTTCATCAACCAGCGACTTGCGGAGAAAAACATCACGCCGGCCAGCAAGGCCGATGCCCGGACCTTGATTCGCCGACTCTACTTCGACTTGAATGGCCTGCCCCCCACCTCCGCCGATGTGGCCATCTTCGAGGCCGATCCATCCCCCCAGGCCTACCAAATGTATGTCGACAGGCTGCTCGCCTCGCCACGCTTCGGCGAACGGATGGCCATCCACTGGCTGGACCTGGTGCGTTACGGCGACTCGGTTGGCATCCACGGCGACCAGGAATGGAGCATGTCGCCGTACCGCGACTATGTCATTCAGTCGTTCAACGAAAACAAACCGTTCGACCAGTTCACCATCGAACAGCTCGCCGGCGACCTGCTGCCCGATGCGACCCGCGAGCAGCAGATCGCCTCTGGCTACAACCGCTTGAACATGATCACCGCCGAAGGAGGTGCCCAGGCCAAGGAGTACCTGGCCAAGTATGCCGCCGACCGCGTTCGTACAACCAGCACGGTTTGGCTCGGCGCTACGATGGGATGCAGCGAGTGCCACGATCATAAGTTCGATCCTTACACAATCAAGGAGTTCTACGAGTTCGCCGCCTTCTTTGCCGACTTGAAAGAGCAGGGGGTCTACAGCGGCAGCAGCCGGACCAGCTACTGGGGACCGAACATCATGGTCCCCACCGACGACCAGGCAACACGCTTGCAAGAACTCGACCAACAAATTGCGGCTCTCGAAAAACAACTGCAAACCGATACGCCAGAACTGGCCAGCGACCAGCGTCAATGGGAAGCGGAACTTCCCGCAGCCGCCGCATGGCATCCCTTGAAACCAACCAGCCTCACATCGAAACCGGAAGTCACCTGGAAGCAGTTGGACGACGACTCCCTTCTGGCCACCGGAGCCAACCCCGACAAGCCAACCTACGAACTTCAGTTCACGACCAATCTCCCCAAGGCGACCGCCATCCGCCTGGAAGTCATGCCCGACGATTCGCTGCCGGCCAAAGGCCCCGGACGCGCTGGCAACGGCAACTTCGTTCTTAACGGCTTTCAGCTTTCGGTCGATGACAAGCCGGTCGCACTGCACTCGGCAACGGCCACCCATGCCCAGGATGGTTGGGCACCAGGCGGCTTGTTGTCCGCAAAGCCGGGCGACGGCTGGGCGATCTTGCCGCAGGTTGGAAAGGCGAACGAAGTCGTCTTCGAACTGAAGGAAGACCTCGCGCTAACGCCTGCCAGCAAGCTGACCGTCACCATGACGCACAACTATGGCAGTAGCCATGCGATCGGCCGGTTCCGCATCTCGCTGGTCGATTCGCCACGTCCTGTGCTGGCTGGCAAAGGAGTGGGAGTTCCCAATGACATTCGCGCAATCGTCGATCTTCCCAACAACCAGCGCACGCCCGAGCAGCAGCAAAAGCTGGCCACTTTCTATCGGACGATCGCCCCACGGCTGGATCAGGCCCGGAAGGATCTGGCCGCGCGAAAGGAAGACCATAAAAAGCTGACTGATTCGATCACCACCACGCTCGTCTCCGTGTCGGTCGAACCGCGCACCATGCGGGTTCTGCCGCGCGGCAATTGGTTGGACGACAGTGGCGAGATCGTTCAGCCGGGCGTACCTGGCTTTTTGGGGTACGATATCGAAGCCGGCGATCAGCGGGCCACGCGGCTCGATCTGGCACATTGGCTGGTCGATCGTCGCAACCCACTCACCGCGCGGGTGTTTGTGAATCGCTTGTGGCAACTGATGTTCGGCCGCGGCCTGGTCACCACCTCCGACGACCTCGGCTCGCAGGGATCGGTCCCCAGCAATCCGCAGCTACTCGACTGGCTGGCCGGTGAGTTCGTCGACAGTGGCTGGAACGTGAAACACATCATTCGCCTGATCGTTCTTTCCGACGCTTACCAGCGGTCTTCTGCCCGCTCGCCCGAGCTGAAACAAAAGGACCTCAACAATTCGCTGCTGGCGGCTCAGTCTTCGTTCCGTCTGCCGGCCGAAATGATTCGCGACAACGCTCTCGCGTCCAGCGGACTGCTGGTCGAAAAGCTGGGGGGCGAAAGTGCTCGGCCTTATCAGCCCCCTGGTTACTGGTCGCACCTCAACTTTCCGATGCGTGAGTATCAGCGCGATCATGGCGATAATCTTTATCGTCGCGGGCTCTACACGCATTGGCAGCGAACCTATCTGCACCCGAGCCTGGCGGCATTCGATGCACCAACGCGGGAAGAATGCACCGTTCGCCGAAACCTTTCAAACACACCGCAGCAGGCCTTGGTGCTGATGAACGATCCCACCTACGTCGAAGCTGCCCGGGCCCTCGCCGCGCTGCTGATCCAGCAAGGGGGTGATACGCCGCGCAACAAAATCAACTTCGGTATGCAGGCCGTGCAGCAGCGGAATGCTTCTGACGAGGAAGCACACATCCTGCTCGACATCTACCAGAAGCATCACCAGCAGTACGCGGCCGATAACGACGCGGCCCGCAAGCTGCTGGAGGTAGGCGAGTACCAGGTTCCCGCTGATATCGATCCCGCCAACCTGGCTGCCTGGATGTCGGTGGCTCGCGTTTTGTTGAATTTAAACGAGACGATCACTCGGTATTAG
- a CDS encoding DUF1501 domain-containing protein, translated as MFDPHEAAIRQTRRTFLGQGMAGLGTAALASLMNASTAHANEAPGLFPNFAPKAKRVIVLCQAGGPSHLETFDEKPELKRLNDQPMPESFTKGQPIAQLQGRALKCYAPRFDFNHYGESGQSIVSLFPKMGEIADDLCIINSMVTEQINHDPAHTFMNTGTSISGRPSMGSWVQYGLGSEADDLPGFVVLTSVGKGGQAQPIAARQWHSGFLPSRYQGVEFRSTGDPVLYVQNPPGITTGRQRDVVDAVNQMNALRQPMLDDPEIATRIAQYELAFKMQTSVPSLMDVSGEPQHILDMYGTKGADGTFAANCLLARRLAERGVRFVQLYHRGWDHHGGIERGMQICASEVDQASAALVTDLKNRGMLDETLVVWGGEFGRTPMAQGSGRDHHIKGFSIWMAGGGIKGGIKYGKTDELGYNAVEDIVHVHDFHATLLHLLGINHEKLTVRHQGRDFRLTDVHGRVVKEILA; from the coding sequence ATGTTCGATCCACACGAAGCCGCTATCCGACAAACCAGGCGTACCTTCCTTGGGCAAGGCATGGCCGGGCTCGGTACGGCGGCGCTCGCTTCGCTGATGAATGCCTCGACCGCGCATGCCAACGAGGCACCAGGGCTGTTCCCCAACTTCGCTCCGAAGGCGAAGCGGGTGATCGTCCTGTGTCAGGCGGGTGGTCCTTCGCACCTGGAAACGTTCGACGAAAAGCCGGAGCTGAAGCGTCTCAACGATCAGCCGATGCCCGAGTCGTTCACCAAAGGGCAACCGATCGCGCAGCTGCAAGGGCGGGCCCTCAAGTGCTACGCGCCTCGTTTCGACTTCAACCATTACGGCGAGTCGGGGCAGTCGATTGTTTCGCTATTCCCCAAGATGGGCGAAATCGCGGACGACCTGTGCATCATCAACTCGATGGTGACCGAGCAGATCAATCACGACCCGGCGCATACGTTCATGAACACCGGCACGTCGATCTCTGGCCGACCGTCGATGGGTTCGTGGGTGCAGTATGGCCTAGGGAGCGAAGCGGACGACCTGCCTGGCTTCGTCGTGCTGACCTCAGTTGGCAAGGGAGGCCAGGCCCAGCCAATCGCGGCGCGGCAGTGGCACAGTGGCTTTCTGCCGAGCCGTTACCAAGGGGTCGAATTCCGCTCGACCGGAGATCCGGTTTTGTACGTGCAGAACCCGCCTGGGATTACCACGGGGCGTCAGCGCGACGTTGTCGATGCCGTCAACCAGATGAACGCGCTGCGGCAGCCGATGCTGGACGATCCCGAGATCGCCACGCGAATCGCCCAGTACGAACTGGCGTTCAAGATGCAGACCAGCGTGCCGAGCTTGATGGACGTCTCGGGGGAACCGCAGCACATTCTCGACATGTACGGCACGAAGGGGGCTGACGGAACGTTTGCCGCGAACTGTTTGCTCGCCCGGCGGCTGGCCGAGCGCGGCGTCCGTTTCGTGCAGTTGTATCATCGCGGCTGGGACCATCACGGCGGCATCGAACGCGGCATGCAGATCTGTGCTTCCGAAGTCGATCAGGCCTCGGCCGCGCTGGTGACCGACCTGAAAAACCGCGGGATGCTCGACGAGACGCTGGTGGTCTGGGGTGGCGAGTTCGGCCGCACCCCGATGGCCCAAGGGAGTGGCCGCGACCATCACATCAAAGGCTTTTCGATCTGGATGGCTGGCGGCGGCATCAAGGGGGGCATCAAGTACGGCAAGACCGACGAACTGGGTTACAACGCCGTCGAAGACATCGTCCACGTCCACGACTTCCACGCGACGCTGTTGCATCTGCTGGGCATCAACCACGAAAAACTGACCGTCCGTCACCAAGGGCGCGACTTCCGTCTGACCGACGTCCATGGCCGCGTGGTGAAAGAGATCTTGGCGTAA